In one Myotis daubentonii chromosome 1, mMyoDau2.1, whole genome shotgun sequence genomic region, the following are encoded:
- the ISM2 gene encoding isthmin-2, which produces MPRFPSRAGLFFGAVLLAALLAEGWGLPTKKPRGSRLRSQARLAEVSASPDPGFPREEEKTPLQAGPQRRRHWVVTEPAALTPEDTAPPGTQEDTSLVLELQTLPGLANTDLSTPNPDIQVRAAGGPWAHSEPPSLTGVESVSLQVTIEVLEDPQAKVEKDVLAKPSNFWPFGWLSTAMETSRSLLRDYLRGEEAGSSLRDRAPREEEEAEEEEAEEEEEYLTGYEYSESEDQEDSDEEDDNKEQDWLHPFRDFYDDEPPREWGPWSPCSGSCGNSTQQRTRPCGLACTVTQTKDCDLPHCPGAKDEDPLDLPSEEWPFLAPNATDILDSGVDHCEKWLNCKSDFLDKYLSQVLQDLPSCPCTYPPEAAHKIMSLQDKRTGRSVQWRDASGPGERLDIYKPTASYCLRSLLSSDSRTLAAQHCCYDSSYRLLTRGKGAGSPHLISSEVSPELHFKLDKMPWIMCKGDWSRYHSVRPPNNGWACPDNPPEPEYLAQLQEAKEY; this is translated from the exons ATGCCTCGGTTCCCCAGCAGAGCAGGGCTGTTCTTCGGCGCGGTGCTGCTGGCAGCGCTGCTGGCGGAGGGATGGGGTCTCCCCACGAAGAAGCCGAGGGGTTCCCGACTCCGGAGCCAAGCGAGGCTGGCGGAG GTTTCAGCCTCCCCAGATCCAGGCTTTCCTAGGGAAGAGGAGAAGACCCCACTCCAGGCAGGGCCACAAAGACGCAGGCACTGGGTTGTCACTGAGCCAGCAGCTCTGACCCCAGAAGACACAGCCCCTCCTGGGACCCAGGAGGACACCTCCTTGGTGCTGGAGCTGCAGACGCTGCCAGGATTGGCCAACACGGACTTGAGTACCCCAAACCCCGATATCCAGGTGAGAGCTGCAGGAGGGCCATGGGCCCA CTCTGAGCCTCCCTCACTGACCGGCGTGGAGTCTGTCTCCCTGCAGGTGACCATCGAGGTGTTGGAGGACCCCCAGGCCAAGGTGGAGAAGGACGTGCTGGCCAAGCCAAGCAATTTCTGGCCCTTCGGCTGGCTGTCTACTGCCATGGAGACCTCCAGGTCCCTCCTCCGGGACTACTTGAGGGGTGAGGAGGCGGGGTCCAGTCTCAGGGACAGAGCCccaagagaagaggaggaagcagaggaggaggaagcagaggaggaggaggagtaccTTACAGGCTATGAGTACAGTGAGAGCGAGGACCAGGAGGACAGTGATGAGGAAGATGACAACAAGGAGCAAGACTGGCTGCACCCCTTCAGGGACTTCTACG ATGATGAGCCTCCACGGGAGTGGGGCCCCTGGTCTCCTTGCAGCGGGAGCTGCGGCAACAGCACCCAGCAGAGGACCCGGCCCTGTGGCCTCGCCTGCACTGTCACCCAGACCAAGGACTGCGACCTGCCCCACTGTCCTG GCGCCAAGGACGAGGACCCCTTGGACTTACCCAGTGAGGAGTGGCCATTCCTGGCCCCCAATGCTACAGATATTCTGGACTCAG GTGTGGACCACTGTGAGAAGTGGCTGAACTGCAAGAGCGACTTCCTAGACAAGTACCTGAGCCAGGTGCTGCAGGACCTGCCCAGTTGCCCATGCACATACCCACCGGAGGCTGCGCACAAGATCATGAGCTTGCAGGACAAGCGGACCGGCCGCAGCGTCCAGTGGAGGGACGCCAGTGGCCCGGGAGAGCGCCTGGACATCTACAAGCCCACGGCAAGCTACTGTCTGCGCTCCCTGCTGTCCTCGGACAGCAGAACGCTGGCCGCCCAGCACTGCTGCTACGACTCCAGCTACCGGCTGCTGACCCGGGGCAAGGGCGCTGGCTCACCTCACCTCATCAGCAGTGAAGTCTCACCTGAACTGCACTTCAAGTTGGACAAGATGCCCTGGATCATGTGTAAGGGCGACTGGAGCCGCTACCACTCTGTGCGGCCCCCCAACAATGGCTGGGCCTGCCCTGACAACCCTCCCGAGCCGGAGTACCTGGCCCAGCTGCAGGAGGCCAAGGAGTACTGA